The nucleotide window ACTCTCCAAGGCCAGGGTCCCGAGGAGGGCTCATGCCAGGCCTGTCTGCGCGAGTGGCATAGCAGAAGTGTGAATTGTTTTTTTCCCAAGCTGCCTGCCCCTCCTCTGGCCACGCACCCGCACCGTCGTCTAGCCCGCGCAGCCCCGGGCCGGCCATCTGACGTCTCCGAGGGCGGGCAGCGGTCTCGGGCTCTCTGGGGTCCTGCGGCCTTCTTGGCTCCTCCCACCTGTCTCCCGAGCAGGTGCACCCAAGGCGGGGCCACGTTGTCCCCTTCTCCTGGCTTGGAATTTGGCTGGACATGCGCATATTGGCCCAGCCAAATACGGTCAGACGAGTTGCCCCAGTGGACACCAGCCTGCTCTGTCCAGGGGTTCTCCAGTCCTCCGGGACCGACCTCTGCCGGACCATCCGCGCTTCGCATCCAGGAGGGGCGACCCTCCACAGGCCCCGCCCCTCGTGGCCACGTGCCCCAGCATGGCCAATCAGAGCACGCCATTCCCAAGCCACCGTGATTGGCTCAGGGGCGGGCACTTGACCCCAAAAAGACCCAACCGGAGTTTCCTCCGAGCCCGGCGGGACATCAGCTGCCCGCGCCGGCAGGTGGCCAGGGGACCCACGCGGGGCCGCGGGCCGCCGTCTGCATTCCTACCCCAGTGGGGGTCTCCCCTGCCCTGCCGAGGCAACCGGGGAACTGGACGGGGGGCACTCCCGCCCCAGACCCAGGGCCCCGCCCGTGGCCCCGCCCCCGTCTCACGCCCACGCCCGCTACCGGGGATCTGTCCCAGAGTCCCCGGGTTTCAGGCTGCGGCTCCcggtttcctcctctctctggccATCTCGCTTTGTGGCCGTGCGCGCGCTTCCTCCCTTGCTGGTCCCGCTTATCCACtcgttcattcgttcattcactcatccCTCGCCCAGGCCCTCCCTCACTGGTCGCTTTTCCCGCCTGCCTGCCTCGCCCTACCCTGCGGCGGCTCCTGCCCAGCTTCTATGCCACGACCCTGACCCTCCGACTCGTCCTCTCTTCGGCCAGAGGTCTGTCGGGAGCTTAGACACTGTCACTCCCGTCTTAAGTCTTGGGGACAGAGCTGCGGTCGGTGCAGCCCAGGCCGGGCTGAGCCACGACCACCGCCCCTGGGCGGGGCTTTCTCCTGCCTCACGGCCTTGCCCCTGCGGACCCTCGGCCTCCGCCCTCCTCCCCTCGCAGGCCTTCGCGTAGCCTGGTGGGGTGGGCCTGGGGCAGCGCTGGACGCGATGAGCTGACGCGTCGGAGCCGGTGGCCTGCGCGGTGAGGGTGGGCCTGGGGAGGTTTGGGGCGGAATACGGGCGGATGGCAGGGCTCGGTCCAGTGCACGCAGGTGGGGCGCCGTGACAGCCCACGGAGGTCCCGGGCACACCGGCCCTCGGCCTTCACACCCGTTCCCTCCCATCTCTGGAGGGGAACCAAGGCCGGCCACCTGCCCCCGGTTCCCGGCCAGAGCAGGAGGTGGAGCCGCAGCTAGAGCGGCCGGGGGAGGGcgctgggggtgaggggagaagaCTGGGCccgggggagaggagggagggctgggggggaGGAGGGCCGGGCCCGGGGGAGGGGGCTGGCGGTGAGGGGAGTgccgagggagggaggagagccggGCCGGAGGCGGGACGCGGCGGCGAGGAGGAGCCCAGGGGGCCCAGCCGTCCCGCCCGCCCTGCTCGCGTCGGCTGCGCTTCGGGGCGGGGTTTGGGCGGCGCAGGCGGGACGGTACCGGGTGCGAGTCGGAGGAAGCCGGAAGCCACCTTGCCACCCCGGCCTCGCTCCGGCGCCGGCTGCGTGTACCTGCTCAGGCTCGGTGCCCGCTGTCCCCGCTTGGCCCGGGCGTTGGGCTGCTCGCTGGGGCTGCAGGGTGGGGACCGGCCGTGCGCTCACCTGGGAGTGGCTGCGTTTGGGTTCCGCCCACCCCGGGTGGCCGGGCCATGGGGACCGCGCTTGTGTACCACGAGGACATGACGGCCGCCCGGCTGCTCTGGGACGAGTAAGTGTGACTTGGCAGAggcaggggatggggagggggctctggaCTCCAAGCTCTCTGTGCACTCAGCCCAGAGTGTGAGATCGAGTGTCCTGAGCGCCTGACTACAGCCCTGGAAAGCCTGCAGCAGCGTGGCCTAGAGCAGAGGTGTCTACGGTTGGCCGCCAGAGAGGCCTCGGAGGAGGAGCTGGGCCTGGTGCACAGGTCAGACCCCGCGTGGCAGGCCACACGCCCTGGAGTAGGCTGCTTAAGACCTGGCAGGCCCCAGCCTGCCACTGCCTCTGAAACAGAGCCTCTCCCCCTCAACCCGTGCCTGTTTCCCCACCTGGTGGGGGGGGGTGAGGGAGCAGTGAGGTGGGCAGTCCCACCAGGGGTCCAgccccttcttctccctcccctccttctggTGACCCCTGCCTGGCCTGCCTGCCCCTCTGCAGCCCGGAGTACGTGGCCATGTTGCGGGGGACCCAGGCCTTGGGCACCAGGGAGCTCCAGGCGCTGTCTGGACAGTATGATGCCATCTACTTCCATCCGGTTCGTGCCCCGGGGACACTCCCACCCAGACACATCTGCATGCCTATGCCTGTTCTCGGCCATGGCTGCCGACCCCGCCAGTGTCCCTGTGCTCCTGAACGTGCCAACGCCCTGTACACCCGCCGGCTGACGCTGTTGGCACCTAGGATGGTGTAGCCTGTTTTGCTCAGCGCTTGGTGTCCTGTAGCTTGGCACAGGCCTGGGCAGAGCCTGTGAGGGTAGCAGGCAGGGACTCActtgcacccccacccccacagaacACCTTCCACTGTGCTCGGCTGGCCGCAGGGGCTGCGCTGCAGCTGGTGGACGCTGTGCTGACTGGAGCTGTGCACAACGGGCTCGCTCTGGTGAGGTGAGAGCTGTCCTCGTCCCCTGGCCGCCCCGACCCGTGGGTGGCCTGTGAGGGCACAGAATGACCCTGACGTTTCCTGCACCCCACTCACCCGCAGGCCTCCTGGGCACCACAGCCAGAGGGCCGCCGCCAACGGATTCTGCGTGTTCAACAATGTGGCAATAGCAGCCAAACATGCCAAGCAGAAACACGGGCTGCACAGGTGTGTGGGGGCTGGCTGCAGGGCAGGGGCCAggccagagaggaagagggtggaGCGGCTGCTAGGAGACCCCACCCAGCCCCTTCCCATCCTGTGCCAggctcctggcctggaggtgggaggCCCCACCCCTCAGTGACCCCAGCGCTGTCTGTCCCCAGGATCCTCATTGTCGACTGGGACATCCACCATGGCCAGGGCATCCAGTATATCTTTGAGGACGACCCCAGGTGAGCTAGGGATGGGGACAAGACCCTTCCATGCGACGCAACTCTTTGGAGTGCTCAGCCTGGTCTCAGAAAATCTGACGGGGGAGACGTGGCCGTGTGCTTAGGGATCAGGGTTCTTTGAGGAGCTGTGGAGCTAAGGGTCCtgatctctgacctctgaccccGGCTGGCTGTCACAGCGTCCTTTACTTCTCCTGGCACCGCTACGAACACGGGCGCTTCTGGCCCTGTCTGCGCGAATCAGATGCAGATGCTGTCGGGCAGGGGCAGGGCCGCGGCTTCACTGTCAACCTGCCCTGGAACCAggtgcctgcccctcccccagcccacctcccctgccccacaGCTCCGGGCCTCCTGAGTGGAGCCCAGGCATCCTGCCAGGGTCACccccagaggccaggccccaggggTGAAGACCCCACATCCCCCTGGCGAGGCCCAACACTGACACCCTGTGGCCGCAGGTTGGGATGGGAAATGCTGACTACGTGGCTGCCTTCCTGCACGTGCTGCTCCCCCTGGCCTTTGAGGTGACTGCGTGGGGCGTTGGGGTGGTCTCGATGGCAGGAGGGTGAGATGGGGTATTCGGTGCCCAGAGTCCTGTCAACTCCATCAGAGTGGAACAAAGcccaggtgggtggggagggtctCTCTGGAGGGGCCTCCTCTGTCCCTGCTCCAGCCTCTTTCCTGCTCCTCTCCACCGGCCCTGCCCACAGTTTGACCCTGAGCTGGTGCTAGTCGCAGCAGGATTTGACTCAGCGGTTGGGGATCCCGAGGTGAGGGCCTAGCCTGGCTGGGGAGGGCTCCTGGGGTCCCGGGCCAGGCCCCCTTCACAGTGGCTCTGATTCCAGGGGCAGATGCAGGCCACGCCAGAGTGCTTTGCCCACCTCACGCAGCTGCTGCAGGTGCTGGCTGGCGGCCGGGTCTGTGCCGTGCTGGAGGTGACTGCGGCGAGCAGGGAGGGTGCACGGGCCAGAGGCTGAGGAGCAGTCAGAGGGGGTCTGCTGCATGGGTATGGCGTCCTGCCTGGGATGGCAACATCCTGCCCCAATGACCCCCTTCCCCAGTCACATCTCTGCCCTCCTCCACCTTCCAGGGTGGCTACCACCTGGAGTCGCTCTCTCAGTCGGTGTGCATGATGGTACAGGCACTGCTGGGTGACCCTGTCCCACCCCTGTCAGGGTGCATGGAGCCGCATCGCAGGTGCGAGGGGCAGGAGGGTGGGAAGGGCTGGGGGCATGAGGCCAGGCCTCACTACTCCTGCCTGTCCCTGCAGCGCCCTGGAGTCCATCCAGAGTGTCCGGGCAGCCCAGGCTCCTCACTGGATGAGCCTCCAGGAGCAAGGTCATTGTGGcctgggctgggaggtgggaTCACACCTCGGGCTCCCAGTAAGCGGCAGTAACTCTGAACCACCTCTAGATGTGGCCCCTGTACTGAGTCCCAGCACCGGCTCCCCAGAGGGGAGGCTCTCACCTCTGTTGCCTGGCGGGCCCGAATTCAAGGCAGCAGCGGCCCAGGCCGTGGCTGCATTGAGCTCCCTCCTGGACCAGCTGCGCCTCCACCCCACGCCCTCCGTCCGCACAGCTGTTGCCCTGACTGCGCTGGATGCAGCACTGCTCCTGCCCCCTGATGTCCTCCATCAGGAGGGGTCAGCCCCGCAGGAGGAGACGCAGGTCTGGGCCAGGTGGGCAGAGTGGGCCTGGGGAGAGGGGTGAGGCTGTGTCCACCCATATGCCTGTGTGTGACTCACCTGTGGTCTATGTGTCACCCtatgtccatgtgtccctctggTTTGCCCACCACAGGCCACATGAGGCCTTGGCCCAGGACAAGGCCCTCACTGCACTCGGGAAGGTCCTGTATCtcttggatgggatcctggatggGCAGGTGGGGGCACCTGGGAGGGGCGGGGGTGGCTGTGGAgccaggggcagggcccaggaCCTACCCGTGATGGGTGGCCTGTCCAGGGGAGGACTGGGTGGTGCAGAACCACGACACGAGTGTGGCCTTGTGCCCAGGACCCCTCCTAGAATAGCCCCCAGGGACGGGGTTCTTGAGCACCCCTCCTCAGTTCCCTCAACTAAATACTCTTTGGCAGAACGGTGAAGGGGGTGACTTAAGGTGtggttttaaacatcttattttcaaaagtagaacAATTTGACTTCAGTGTATACAGATGACAGCCACGTGGACAAGGGCCAAAGAAGGGATGTTCGGGTCTGTTTACCTTTTTGGGAATTGCCCTCCACTGCTGTTATTCACTCCACAGGTGAGCAGCGGCATCGCAGCCACCCCGGCCcctgctgcagctgccaccctggaTGTGGCCATTCGGTGTGGCCTGTCTCATGGAGCCCAGAGGTGAGCCTCACCTGGCCAGCCTGAGCCTCTGAGGGAATGGCCCAAGGGCATCTCCTGCCCTGGCTAGCCACATGGGGAGGGCTCTGGGAATGGACTCCAGGAGGGGTGAGTGCAGCCTGTCCTGGGGCCGACTCTTCCTCTAGGCTGCTCTGTGTGGCTGTGGGACAGCTGGATCGGCCCCTAGACCTTGCCGATGATGGGTATGACTCCTGGGTCATGTGTATGTCCAATCCTGCCTGTGAGTGGGCACATGACCCTGGGGCCCCAGGCGTGATGGGTGGGGGGAGTCTTCTACAGCTAGAATTTGGTAGAGGGGCCCTTGGGAGCAATGCCAGGAGAGTCTCCACTATAGAGGGTCAGCAGTCCTAGCACCTGTCCCCCCCAAGCTCTCTACCTCCCCTTCTGAAGTCTGGGTTCTGGAGGGTGAGCAGcgtctcacacacatgcacacgtgtcCATGTGCTCACTCTCCCCTGGAAGAAGGAATCTATGGCTGAATATCAGGGGCAAGGAGGCAGCTGCCCTGTCCATGTTCCACGTCTCCATGCCACTACCAGAGGTGAGTGGTGATGTCACAGGGCAGGGCAGCTGCTGCTTACTGGAATCGTCATGAGGGCCAGGCCCCTGGCTTCCTTCCTGGCTTCCTGATGGGACTGCTGGTGTAGTTGCCCACCAAAGATTGGGAGGTGGGGTGGCCTGAGCTGGCAGGAGGGGTATCCCCTGaatgaggggctggggccatgctCCTGTCCCTCCCACAGACAACTGGTGGGTTCCTGAGCTGTGTCCTAGCCCTGGTGCTGCCCCTGGCCTATGGCTTCCAGCCTGACCTGGTGCTGGTGGcactggggccagcccatggcCTGCAGAACCCCCAAGCTGCACTCCTGGCTGCACTGCTGCGGGGACCAGCAGGGGGCCGAGTGTTGGTACTGGTGGAGGAGGTGAGTTGGGCAGAGGGGACATGctggggggttagggttagggttaggaggtCGGGAGAGACCAGTGACTCTCTGCTTCCAcctctgcccctggcccaggaatCCACACCCCAGCTTGCAGGGGTCCTGGTCCGGGTGCTCCGTGGAGAGGCCCCCcccagcctgggccccttctccAGGGCCTCCCCAGAGGACATGCAGGCCCTGGAGCACCTGAGAGGGCAGCTGGGGCCGCAGTGGAAAATGCTGCAGGTGGCCGGTGAGGCTACGGGGCAAGGCTCAGGCTGGATGCTTGGGGCCTTGGGGACATCCTGCTTTAGAGCTCTGCGGGGAGACTGCCCCTTGGGTAGTGGGGTGCTGCCCGGAACCGCTCACGGCAGTGCCAGGGGACCCTCCACCtcttcccagctcctcctccagtgCTGTGACCTGGGAGCTTGGCGTCGGCCGGGGTGGAAGTCTTTACACCCCGGGACGGACACCACCACCTGGCCCCCAGGGCCGGTTAACCGTCACCGGCACGGCTCGCCCGCGGCCGTGTCCCGACCGGCCCTGCGTCCACTCGGCGCCCCCGCCGCCCTGCGCGGACGGCCCGCCCTGCCCCCCACGCCCCGGCAATAAATAGTTAGGCAAAAGCCTGACTCCGTCTGCTTGGTTCAGCCCGCgccggcctcagtttccccgccgCGGGTCCGAGACTCCCAGCCGGAAGCGCTCCCTGGACGGCAGCTCCACTCCTGCCCCTCCGCGCCCCGCCGGCTCCCCGGTGACGCAGTTCCGGCGCGCCGGCTCCGACGGTCTGGCCGGTCGCGTCGCGGTGACGCGACGGCGGCGGCAGGAGCGGGAGCGCGCTCTTCCCGGGAGGCTGTGAGCGGGGCTCGTGCGCCTGACCCCGCGGACCCTGCCGGCCGCCCCCACTGCCCCTTGGGCGGCGCCTGCTTCGCCGTCCCTCCCGGGGACACGGGAAGGCCGCGGAGCCGCACGTGTGCCGTGTGCGCCCACGCTAGCGTGTCCTCGGGCTCGTCCCGCGCCGGGATCCTGCGGCTTGAGGGCCCGGACCGGGGGACCGCGCCGAGCCGGGCTCTGCGGCCGCAGGGCAGGGGGCGCCGAGCGGCACGAGGTGCCCGGAGCCGAGAGGGTGGGCATGGCCAGCATCACCCAGCTGTTCGACGACCTGTGCGAGGCCCTCCTGCCGGTCGCGAAGGCTCGCTTGGGCCAGCGCGGCGTGAGCCGAAGGAGGGCGAAGCAGAGCCTCAAGAGGGTGGCCTACAACGCTCTCTTCACCAGTCTGTTTCAAGATGAGACGCAGAGGCTGCAGCCTGACCCCTCAAAACTCCCGGTGAAAAACAAGATCCTCATGCTGTCCTTCGACTTGAGGGTGGGTGGCCTGGGCCCCGAGGCTGACCGTTTGGAGGAGCTGGTGGAGGAGCTGGAAGCAGGCCCTTGCTGTCCGCTTGCGGAGGTGGGCTCTGTTTTGGACCTCCTGGTTCAGCTGGCAGGGAGTGGCCCCCCGCGAGTGCTGCCGCGAAAGCGGGACTACTTCTTTAACAACAAGTACGTTGGGAGAAACGTTCCCTACAGCGGCTACGACTGCTACGACCTGAGTGTGTTTGAGATGGACGTTCAGTCTCTGATCTCCAGAGAGGAGTATCTATGTCAGGACATGATCCACAAAGCGCTTCAGGTGATGGAGGCGGCGCCGGGCACTGGCCTGCCCACTGTTGGGCTCTTCTCGTATGGTGACCCTTGTGGTGACAGGTTTGAGAGAGACACCCGGGTCTCGCTGTTCGGTGCCCTTGTGCACAGCCGTACATACGACATGGATGTCCGCCTGGACCTGCCCCCGGTGCCAGACAGCGCAGACCTCTCTGGACTGGCTATTAAGGTAGAGTGATGCTTTCCCGCCTCTGGCTCCTCAGGCGTTTGGAAATGCCTCCTTTGACCTTCCTTTGGTCATGGTAAAGGTAGGATAGCTCTCAAGCCACTTGTGGCTGAGCTGTGGGGAGGCAGGGCTGCTGGAATGCGCCTTCCTGGGTGGCGACGCTGCTGCCAACCTGCACACCAAGACAGCAGGCTGCTTTTCATCTTTCGTCTATCACGGCGTATTTAGTCACTTACTCTGCCCTCTAGAgttgacttttgtttttgttttttttttataattttatttatttatttatttttcccccaaagccccagtagatagttgtatgtcacagctgcacatccttccaggtgctgtatgtgggacgcggcctcagcatggctggagaagcggtgcggcagtgcgcgcccggggtccgaaccccgggcggccagcagccgagcgcgcgcacttaaccgctaagccacggggccggccctagagttGACTTTtgaatttaagttaatt belongs to Diceros bicornis minor isolate mBicDic1 chromosome 25, mDicBic1.mat.cur, whole genome shotgun sequence and includes:
- the HDAC10 gene encoding polyamine deacetylase HDAC10 isoform X6, with amino-acid sequence MLRGTQALGTRELQALSGQYDAIYFHPNTFHCARLAAGAALQLVDAVLTGAVHNGLALVRPPGHHSQRAAANGFCVFNNVAIAAKHAKQKHGLHRILIVDWDIHHGQGIQYIFEDDPSVLYFSWHRYEHGRFWPCLRESDADAVGQGQGRGFTVNLPWNQVGMGNADYVAAFLHVLLPLAFEFDPELVLVAAGFDSAVGDPEGQMQATPECFAHLTQLLQVLAGGRVCAVLEGGYHLESLSQSVCMMVQALLGDPVPPLSGCMEPHRSALESIQSVRAAQAPHWMSLQEQGHCGLGWEVGSHLGLPVSGSNSEPPLDVAPVLSPSTGSPEGRLSPLLPGGPEFKAAAAQAVAALSSLLDQLRLHPTPSVRTAVALTALDAALLLPPDVLHQEGSAPQEETQVWARPHEALAQDKALTALGKVLYLLDGILDGQVSSGIAATPAPAAAATLDVAIRCGLSHGAQRLLCVAVGQLDRPLDLADDGRNLWLNIRGKEAAALSMFHVSMPLPETTGGFLSCVLALVLPLAYGFQPDLVLVALGPAHGLQNPQAALLAALLRGPAGGRVLVLVEEESTPQLAGVLVRVLRGEAPPSLGPFSRASPEDMQALEHLRGQLGPQWKMLQVAGEATGQGSGWMLGALGTSCFRALRGDCPLGSGVLPGTAHGSARGPSTSSQLLLQCCDLGAWRRPGWKSLHPGTDTTTWPPGPVNRHRHGSPAAVSRPALRPLGAPAALRGRPALPPTPRQ